The following coding sequences are from one Salvia hispanica cultivar TCC Black 2014 chromosome 3, UniMelb_Shisp_WGS_1.0, whole genome shotgun sequence window:
- the LOC125209648 gene encoding uncharacterized protein LOC125209648, with the protein MILEVVTDHQLWIWHAYIGVAASNNDINILNSSNLFIEQWNGNGLAIEFIVTGRQYHMGYYLVDAIYPRWPVFVKTVSCPMGDRRVLFAQKQEVARKDVERTFGVLQSRWVIVKGGRVTVRGDDEAGSSSSTATPPHVRGLPMGFNEVLSRRASMRNQQAHTQLTNDMIEEVWNRNGH; encoded by the exons atgatcctcgaaGTCGTCACTGACCATCAGctctggatctggcatgctTACATCGGTGTAGCGgcgtcgaacaacgacatcaacatCCTCAACTCCTCCAACCTCTTCATCGAGCAATGGAATGGCAACGGCCTGGCCATCGAGTTCATTGTTACCGGACGCCAATATCACATGGGGTACTACTTAGTCGATGCTATATACCCAAGGTGGCCTGTTTTTGTGAAGACAGTCAGTTGCCCAATGGGTGATAGGAGAGTTTTATTCGCGCAAAAGCAGGAGGTTGCAcggaaggatgtggagcggacatttggggtgctccaatcaCGGTGGGTAATTGTGAAGG GTGGAAGAGTCACTGTGCGGGGCGATGATGAAGCTGGATCTAGCTCCAGCACGGCGACCCCGCCCCACGTTCGAGGATTACCGATGGGCTTCAATGAGGTTCTATCTAGGCGGGCCTCAATGCGCAACCAACAAGCCCATACTCAGCTCACGaacgacatgattgaagaagtttggaaccGTAACGGCCATTGA
- the LOC125213370 gene encoding 14-3-3-like protein A, whose amino-acid sequence MSPVESSREENVYMAKLAEQAERYEEMVEFMEKVAKAVDSDELTVEERNLLSVAYKNVIGARRASWRIISSIEQKEESRGNEDHVNIIKEYRGKIEAELSKICDGILGLLETHLIPSASSAESKVFYLKMKGDYHRYLAEFKTGAERKEAAENTLLAYKSAQDIALAELAPTHPIRLGLALNFSVFYYEILNSPDRACNLAKQAFDEAISELDTLGEESYKDSTLIMQLLRDNLTLWTSDVADEAGDEIKETMKGESGEGGQQ is encoded by the exons ATGTCACCAGTTGAGTCATCCCGCGAGGAAAATGTTTACATGGCCAAGTTGGCTGAACAGGCTGAACGTTATGAGGAAATGGTTGAGTTTATGGAAAAGGTGGCAAAGGCTGTTGATAGTGATGAGCTGACTGTGGAGGAAAGGAATCTCCTCTCAGTGGCATACAAGAATGTGATTGGTGCTCGTAGGGCTTCATGGAGGATCATATCTTCCATTGAGCAGAAGGAAGAGAGTCGTGGTAATGAGGATCATGTTAACATTATTAAAGAATACCGTGGTAAGATTGAGGCAGAACTAAGTAAGATATGTGATGGGATTTTGGGGCTCCTTGAGACCCATCTCATTCCGTCTGCCTCTTCTGCGGAATCAAAGGTATTTTACTTGAAGATGAAGGGTGATTATCATCGGTACTTGGCTGAATTTAAGACTGGGGCTGAAAGGAAAGAAGCAGCTGAGAACACTCTGCTTGCTTACAAGTCAGCGCAG GATATTGCACTTGCAGAGTTGGCTCCTACTCACCCTATAAGACTGGGACTTGCTCTGAATTTCTCTGTTTTCTATTATGAAATCCTCAACTCTCCTGATCGTGCTTGCAACCTTGCAAAGCAG GCTTTCGATGAAGCTATTTCTGAGCTAGATACTCTGGGTGAGGAATCATACAAGGACAGCACATTGATCATGCAACTTCTTCGAGACAATTTGACACTTTGGACATCTGATGTAGCG gACGAAGCTGGGGATGAGATTAAGGAAACTATGAAAGGTGAATCTGGCGAGGGAGGACAACAGTGA